From Candidatus Latescibacterota bacterium, the proteins below share one genomic window:
- a CDS encoding 4Fe-4S dicluster domain-containing protein codes for MEKRIYINMNLCSGCRACAAACANGHLEQGLLKHGPVEETALMPLHCRHCDKPLCLEVCPQDAIKKDENGTIVRMSQLCVGCKSCIMACPFGVMFVHSTWHVSPKCDLCHDRLEDDKEPRCVSTCTSGALVFEELTELEKTNRNVTEGGRYFTRWMLTR; via the coding sequence ATGGAAAAAAGAATATACATAAACATGAATCTTTGCAGCGGGTGTCGAGCCTGCGCAGCGGCCTGTGCTAACGGGCATCTCGAACAGGGCCTTCTCAAGCATGGGCCGGTCGAGGAAACTGCGTTGATGCCTCTTCACTGCCGTCATTGTGACAAGCCCCTCTGTCTTGAGGTCTGTCCGCAGGATGCGATCAAAAAGGACGAGAACGGGACGATAGTAAGGATGAGCCAGTTGTGTGTCGGGTGTAAGTCATGTATCATGGCGTGCCCGTTCGGCGTTATGTTCGTGCATTCTACCTGGCACGTATCACCGAAGTGCGATCTATGCCATGACAGGCTCGAAGATGATAAGGAGCCGAGATGCGTATCGACATGCACATCCGGCGCGCTGGTTTTCGAAGAACTGACTGAACTGGAAAAGACTAACAGGAATGTTACCGAGGGCGGGCGATATTTCACCCGTTGGATGTTGACTCGATAG